One Lachancea thermotolerans CBS 6340 chromosome B complete sequence genomic window, ACTTTATACTAAACATTGCAAAATTCTTTCTATCGCGGCATCTACTTTGCTCATTCGCGAGTTTGTCAAGGGTATAATGGTCCGTTGATTCGCTTCGACTGCAAGCAAGCGTTTCCCAATAAAGATTTATCCAAAAATGTGATATAGACGTCAGTTGGGTAACATTATCGATAAATGCGCTACCCTTATGCCTAAGTCCGAATGAAATTCGAATGTCGCTCTCAGTAATTCGTTGCCCCACTGAGACTCTATTCAAATTGCTGTGCGGCTTGGAGTCTATAGACTGTTCTTTATTATTAgtatcaaaaacatcaattAGACCATCACGATTACGGTTGTAAATTTGGATCTTGATTGACATAGTGTAAGTTTTTGATTCTAACTTGACAGGAGCTGCACTTAATAAGTGAATGATCTCGAAACTATTAATCATGAACTGTGCACGCGTCAACTCAGATAATATTTTTGACCAATTTGAGGGATGGTCAGCTTGCAAGAAGCGTTCATGATACCCAAGGTATCTTAGCTGCGATGAAATTGTTACACCCTGCGTCAATCCTACCTTAAACCTGTTGTTAACAAAAATCTCGCGGCCTTCTCTTAGCGAGCACCGCATGTACTTCATCAGATATGCAACCACAACAGAACCTGACCGGCCTTTACCCAATTTgcaatgaagaaggacaacTCTGGACGAATCTTGGATCAAGTACTCATGCATATCGTCAAGTatttcttggagaagggTGAAGGGTGGAGGCGAATGATCAAGCCATCCGTACCGCTGAATATAATGCCCAACACGTTCAAGAAGAGACTCCCGAGTACTCGAAAGAGATTGTGTCGAAGCACTGTCATGACCCTCTTTGCATGGGGACTTTGTTGGGTCATAAATGGTTGATAGAAGGGGGCCTGCGGAGGCAGAAGCTTTTTCGCAAAAGTTCGAGAGCTCAAATAAGGCGGTTACCAAGTCCTCGTCACTATAGTCGGAAGCTCCTTTTTCAGCCTTAAAATTGTATATTTTCCAATTACCAGCCCCATGATGCAGATTCAGGTACGAGATCAAGTCCTTTAAACTATTTCTGTACAGGAGTTGTGGATACTTGATTACGGGGTATGAACAAACAATAAGCTCGCGCGTAATGTATGAGAGATCTAACGAAAACCCAAGATCATTTTTGTGTACTTTAATCGGCGACGAGTAGACAGATCGTAATATGTTCTCGGGCGTGAAGGCCTGAAGGGAAAAAGGCATGAAAAAGTACTTTGGCAAAGCACCCGCGGTCGGAATATATTAGAATTAGTGTCTTCATTCATGGTTATTAACTTATATCGCTGAACAATAGAACACTTCTGACATCCACCAAGTGTCAGAACACAAAAAAATTCACTTTTTTTGTGCCATCGACACAACACAATTACAAACCCACAGTAATGCATCATTAATATCAGTGCTATCATCATTAATAAAATCAAGGATTCCGGAACCTTTCTTGAGCACGCCCTCGACATTGCCATCTTCAAATAATTGAGAGTGGCTGCGAGCATACGAAGAATACACAAATTCATCGAAATAGTATGGAGGGTCAATCCAAAACGAGTCCAATGTCTGATATCCGCTTCTAGCAGCCCGGCGCTTCTTTAGGGTCCCATAAGGAGCTCTAACAAGCAGCTTTAAGTCAAATTTCGACTTTATGTTTTGATCGTTAAACATCATGAAGCCATCGACAAAAACAACCTTGGTATTTGTCCCCTCGAAGGCCTTTGCAAACTTGGTTTTGAcctctttttgagtttcaGGTCTCACTTCAGCGGCTCCAGAATTGTCATGGTTGTTGTTATGGATTAAGGTCGTGGATACGCTAcctgtttttttgatgtgATCGAGCTCCTTACCGAACAAATTCATGTCTAAAGCTTCAGGTGAATCCCAGTCACGTATTTGGTATTTATCGTTGAACGGAATATCTTCATcgtgcttgaaaaagtcatcTTGGTGTATCAAAACAGCAGTAGGCAGCAGTTCCGCGGACAGTTTTGCTAAGGTCTGTAATAATACGAGTTAGTTACGATATTCCAAATCCTAATGCAGGATTATGAAACATTGTTCTTCACATGCTGTTTTCCCACTCGACGAGCAGCCACTGATCCCAACAAGAAGTACCTGCGGAGACTCCATTGGCAAGCGTTAATTTACGCTTTCTGTTGATTATTATCTCTGATATGAATCATATTAGTCTCATTGTAAAATCAACACATTACTTACGAAAAATCGAGAAAGCTTCACTTTTCCTAGATGACAAACAAGGCAAGATTTGCCGCCCGAAATCCGGTGCCATGAGAGTTTCTGCTTCGCTCGTCGAAACTAGACCTTTTCAGCATTGGCCACCGCTTTCTCTTGACATACTTTTGTGGCCGTAGAATGCTTTTTAAATTATTTTGGCTCATATTCCGTTCGGTAAGTGAGAAGATGCCTGCCAAATTATCGTTTTATTGGAATTACTTCGACAAGCTCCGAAATTCAGTTGCCCGGTAGTTCAGAATTTTCTTTAAGTATGTGTGTGCCAGCAAAGGAGTGATGTGTTGCTGCAAGTTATTTGGGTATAGGGCATGAATCCCGGAATGTGACTCTACAGAAAAGGAACCTTTGACGGTATTAAACTCAGGAACTGAGCTGTTGaagatttttcaatgattCTCTTATTCACACATAATAGCTTTGTGGACACTGAAAAACCTTGGAGAAAAAGTCTTGTGAATGGATGAGATTCTGGTGAAATAGCTGATATTCAGGTATATACAATTGAATCTGGAAGCACGTAAGAATCGGGTTCTATAAGCGCTTCAATAGGAGGTTCAAGCTCGTATTTCACCGGTTCTCGAGCTTTCTATGGGAGGAGAGGGAGTGGTTTTATTCGCTAACAAAGCCGTGTGTGCGCCATAAAGCACAAGAAGGTAATTGCCTTgtgtttcaaaatatgCTCATCAACATGAAACTTGATTCTAAGCTTGGCCTCCTCACCTACTACCTTCGAGTGATTTTAGTTTAGCTGttgaaagtttttgataacgAAATTCCACCCAATGAACTCAAGTAGCTGTTGTTTGGATGAGCTACCACGGAAACATTTCGTTTCCGCGGCCATTAGCTTGAGGTCATAATTTGTTGAAGCCCAACCGCTTAGAAAGCAATTTGTTCTACAACATGAGCTGGCGATTATATTTGGCTCGATAAATCGCTTTTTAGATAGCTTTGTTGATACTTGTTATTCAATTTTGTTCAGGgcaaaatgttgaaaacagaTCTTTGAGCGTATTCAAACAGCTTTAACTTTTATACCAGCATATCTCATCAATTTAGCCACAGCACTACAATAAAAGGCAAAAGAATCTGAGAATTCAAGGCTGCTCTCCAAATATTTGTCCTTTCTTCCCGCAAATAGTCGCGTGCTTTCTCAAGGACTTTTGTAGTATTGTTACTTTACCATGATTGCCTTGGGGGACCTAGCTACTGGTTCATGGACGATGGGAACGACCTTATAAATGGCGGTTACAAACTCTGGTTTTTCATGATACTTGCTGATCGTGTAATTCCTTGGGGAGAATGGGATTTTGAGTCCCTATTTTAGTATTTTACTGTGAAGTATTCTACTGCGATTTGCGCTGGGCTCAGCTGAGGGTATCAATTAGCACGCAGCTGATAGCCGAAAAAATTACAGTCAGCACATGTTTCCAAGGAGTTGATATTATCTTTTAGGTTTGAAACTCTATGAATTGTCTGCCCGATCACTATAAGTTCGAATCTTTGAACAAGAAACCATCATGTTACGACCTGTCAAATAGAAGGTCGCATTATATTGGACTGTGAGACTAAATCTGGAGCGCTcatccaaagaaaaaagacaaaggTTGGCCCACAATACGCTTTGCAGATTAATAGAAGCGTCTCGAACCAACTAATGTTCTGTGATGCGTAAGAAACCACAGAAATCTCATGTTCTTTCCTTCAAATGTTAATGAGCACATCGTTAAATATGATGTACATTATGCGTTATAACTACCCTCTGTCATGTCAGGGCGAAATAAAGTGATTTTAAACAGTATGTGGGGTAAACCGAACATGTCCGAGAACACACACCTTATCTTTTCAGCTCCCAAATGCACTATCCTGTTATGGCCTCAGTTTTtacttttctttgtttagTCGAAAGCTTACCTCTTTCGCTACAATCAAGAGATGTCTCTTTACTGGTGACTGGATATGAAATGCTCGCAAAGCGCAGTACACAAAAGGAGATATTTACGGCGGACACTGGAGAGAGTAAGCTAATTGCGACGCTGCCTAAAGATATGATGAAGCACACTATACAAATAACTAGGCTAGAGTCAGATTGTTGCGCAGAATTCCAAACACAAATGAAAGAatatatcacgtgctcaAAACTGCGTTTGCACAGCTTGCACAGGGACTAAGCATTTTACATTTGAAAGTGCATCTAAATGAGGACAGTTGTTTGGCAAAAACTGGACACTACGACGAAAGCGCCATAGCTATAGAACTGTATCCAACACACCTAAACTCACGATGTCAGAGTTCATCAATGAAAATCCTGATATTCTAGACGAAAATCTCCTTCCTTCAAggaaagaagaggaggGAGACGCATTTCAAGATGAAGCTCTTAACACAGTCAACTTGCTACGAAGGAAGCgccttttgaaaatacaTCAAACCACAGCTTGCAAGGTGTATCGAAACGTCGAGCTAATAGACAGGCTGAAAGCACAAGAGATGGCTCTTGACCAGGTTCCAGACCTGACTGCATCTGAGACCGAAGAGTCTGACGAAGGCGAGCCTGAAGATCCTATCGACGCGCAAGAAATCTACGACATGATCGCGCACATCTCAGATCCCGAGCATCCTCTGACCCTTGGCCAGCTTGCGGTCGTGAACCTCCCCGACATTGAAGTTAGCGAAAGTAATGACAAATCGAAAATTTCTGAAGTTTTAGTCAAGATTACGCCAACTATTACACACTGTTCTCTAGCTACGCTGATAGGACTCGGAATACGCGTGAGACTTGAGAGGTCGTTACCCTCCCGCTACAGAATAACCATCTTACTGAAAGAGGGCTCTCATCAAAGCGAAAATCAAGTTAACAAGCAGCTCAATGATAAGGAAAGagttgctgctgcttgtgAGAACGATCAGCTTCTGGGGGTTGTCTCTAAGATGTTAAGTACTTGCAAATAGGTCTTTAGGTTGTAAATGATTCAGTATATATATATGGGCACGTGGTCTGCTCCGCAAActtcagaaagttcaaaaaacttgacgTTTTGAAGGGTCGCGTTTGGACCCTAAGACAACAGTTCCATCCATCTAGCCGCTGCGATACAAAGCGATATGGGGTTTTTTATTCCGcattcaaagcttgaaaacttaAAGGCTTACAAGTACGTTAACTTGCTTTCTCTAGACTGAAAATCGATTCCAATAGCCAGACACATTCTAACTCAACATTGGCAGGTACCAAAGCGAGGACAGGTCACTTGTAACCAAGTACGTATTGAAGCCATTTTGGCTCAAGTTTGTTAACATCTTCCCGCTATGGATGGCACCAAATCTCGTTACGTTATCAGGCCTTGGTTTCATCATAATCAATGTTCTCACTGTATTGTATTATGACCCTACGCTTTCAGAAGAGTCCCCTAGATGGACCTATTTCTCTTACGCTCTGGGCCTATTTCTTTACCAGACATTCGACGCTTGTGATGGGCAACACGCTCGCCGCACTGGGCAATCAGGTCCATTAGGggagctttttgatcacTGCATCGATTCATTGAATACCTCTCTGTCCATGATTGTCTT contains:
- the TEP1 gene encoding putative phosphatidylinositol-3,4,5-trisphosphate 3-phosphatase (similar to uniprot|P53916 Saccharomyces cerevisiae YNL128W) — protein: MPFSLQAFTPENILRSVYSSPIKVHKNDLGFSLDLSYITRELIVCSYPVIKYPQLLYRNSLKDLISYLNLHHGAGNWKIYNFKAEKGASDYSDEDLVTALFELSNFCEKASASAGPLLSTIYDPTKSPCKEGHDSASTQSLSSTRESLLERVGHYIQRYGWLDHSPPPFTLLQEILDDMHEYLIQDSSRVVLLHCKLGKGRSGSVVVAYLMKYMRCSLREGREIFVNNRFKVGLTQGVTISSQLRYLGYHERFLQADHPSNWSKILSELTRAQFMINSFEIIHLLSAAPVKLESKTYTMSIKIQIYNRNRDGLIDVFDTNNKEQSIDSKPHSNLNRVSVGQRITESDIRISFGLRHKGSAFIDNVTQLTSISHFWINLYWETLACSRSESTDHYTLDKLANEQSRCRDRKNFAMFSIKWAELDGMKGLQSKGFKLFETFTLRWQLL
- the NRK1 gene encoding ribosylnicotinamide kinase (similar to uniprot|P53915 Saccharomyces cerevisiae YNL129W NRK1 Nicotinamide riboside kinase catalyzes the synthesis of nicotinamide nucleotide (NMN) from nicotinamide riboside involved in a salvage pathway for NAD biosynthesis); the encoded protein is MESPQVLLVGISGCSSSGKTTLAKLSAELLPTAVLIHQDDFFKHDEDIPFNDKYQIRDWDSPEALDMNLFGKELDHIKKTGSVSTTLIHNNNHDNSGAAEVRPETQKEVKTKFAKAFEGTNTKVVFVDGFMMFNDQNIKSKFDLKLLVRAPYGTLKKRRAARSGYQTLDSFWIDPPYYFDEFVYSSYARSHSQLFEDGNVEGVLKKGSGILDFINDDSTDINDALLWVCNCVVSMAQKK
- the CIA2 gene encoding iron-sulfur cluster assembly protein CIA2 (similar to uniprot|P38829 Saccharomyces cerevisiae YHR122W Protein required for cell viability), producing the protein MSEFINENPDILDENLLPSRKEEEGDAFQDEALNTVNLLRRKRLLKIHQTTACKVYRNVELIDRLKAQEMALDQVPDLTASETEESDEGEPEDPIDAQEIYDMIAHISDPEHPLTLGQLAVVNLPDIEVSESNDKSKISEVLVKITPTITHCSLATLIGLGIRVRLERSLPSRYRITILLKEGSHQSENQVNKQLNDKERVAAACENDQLLGVVSKMLSTCK